Proteins from one Neodiprion fabricii isolate iyNeoFabr1 chromosome 5, iyNeoFabr1.1, whole genome shotgun sequence genomic window:
- the LOC124182032 gene encoding POU domain, class 4, transcription factor 2-like codes for MDTSEGPAGPRVKAETPEHLASTSLAGGGGGGGGGGGGGGGGNNNAGIQSAGSAGGLFAGIASSNKRPRPDDWLAPHSPNSPEPLPTQHPLYATPQQQQQQQQQLHHHQYQVPQQQQQPPLAHSTPLTQSQTQTAPTTQQPQIPQASNNNGYASPLSSGSYDPYSPNGKIERTLKDSDSVTANFTDKSVTLAMENQTAAPPPAGREKSA; via the exons ATGGACACCTCCGAGGGGCCCGCGGGCCCCCGAGTCAAGGCGGAGACGCCCGAGCACTTGGCCAGCACTTCTCTCGCTGgcg gcggaggcggcggtggcggcggcggAGGCGGGGGTGGGGGCGGCAACAACAACGCGGGAATACAGAGCGCCGGTAGCGCCGGTGGACTCTTCGCCGGTATTGCGAGTAGCAATAAGCGGCCACGACCCGACGACTGGTTGGCGCCCCACAGTCCCAATTCCCCCGAACCCCTGCCGACCCAGCATCCGCTTTACGCGACGCctcaacaacaacagcagcagcaacagcagctcCATCATCACCAGTACCAAGTACcccagcaacagcaacaacccCCCTTGGCCCACTCCACCCCGCTCACGCAATCTCAGACACAGACTGCACCGACTACACAACAGCCTCAGATCCCACAGGCATCGAACAACAACGGATATGCCAGTCCGTTGAGCTCAGGCAGCTACGATCCGTATAGTCCCAACGGCAAGATTG AACGTACACTCAAGGACAGTGATTCGGTGACGGCTAATTTCACAGACAAGtcggttacgttggcaatggaGAATCAGACCGCAGCGCCACCGCCGGCCGGTCGCGAAAAATCGGCTTAA
- the LOC124183041 gene encoding ecdysone receptor isoform X3, whose amino-acid sequence MERDGGRDDLSPPSSLNGYSADSCDAKKKKGPTPRQQEELCLVCGDRASGYHYNALTCEGCKGFFRRSITKNAVYQCKYGNNCEIDMYMRRKCQECRLKKCLTVGMRPECVVPEYQCAVKRKEKKAQKVGEKDKPNSTTMNGSPGSLSGMGADQMGVKLEPAETENLPMLGSSSSSNVHSHNGIKPVSPEQEELIHRLVYFQNEYEQPNKEDVIRITNEPNEGEDQSDTRFRHITEITILTVQLIVEFAKRLPGFDKLLREDQIALLKACSSEVMMLRMARSYDAVSDSIVFANNQPYGKDSYSLAGMGETVDDLLRFCRQMFAMKVDNAEYALLTAIVIFAERPSLVEGWKVEKIQEIYLEALKAYVDNRRRPKSGMIFAKLLSVLTELRTLGNQNSELCTSLKLKNKKLPPFLTEIWDVIP is encoded by the exons atggAAAGGGACGGAG GAAGGGACGATTTATCACCACCAAGTTCTTTGAACGGGTACAGCGCGGACAGCTGTGAcgctaaaaagaaaaagggacCGACGCCGCGGCAGCAAGAAGAATTGTGCCTGGTTTGTGGGGACCGAGCCTCGGGTTACCACTATAACGCCCTCACGTGCGAGGGTTGCAAGGGTTTCTTCAGGCGAAGTATAACGAAGAACGCTGTCTATCAGTGCAAGTATGGAAATAACTGCGAGATTGATATGTACATGCGTAGAAAGTGTCAGGAGTGCAGGCTGAAGAAGTGTCTTACCGTTGGAATGCGGCCCGAATGCGTCGTACCCGAGTATCAATGCGCGGTCAAGCGCAAGGAGAAGAAGGCCCAGAAGGTAGGG GAAAAGGACAAACCAAACAGTACAACGATGAACGGATCGCCCGGAAGCCTCAGCGGCATGGGCGCCGATCAGATGGGGGTCAAGCTCGAACCGGCAGAGACCGAAAACCTTCCGATGCTCGGGAGCAGCAGCAGTTCGAATGTCCATTCCCACAACGGGATAAAACCCGTCAGTCCGGAGCAGGAGGAACTTATCCACAGGCTCGTTTACTTTCAGAACGAGTACGAACAACCTAACAAAGAGGATGTCATACGAATCACG AACGAACCCAATGAAGGAGAAGACCAGAGTGACACGAGGTTCAGGCATATCACCGAGATAACGATATTGACGGTGCAGCTGATTGTCGAGTTTGCGAAAAGGTTACCCGGGTTTGACAAACTATTACGCGAGGATCAAATAGCCCTCCTCAAGGCCTGCTCAAGCGAAGTTATGATGCTGAGGATGGCGAGGAGCTACGACGCTGTGTCTGACAGTATCGTATTCGCGAATAACCAACCCTACGGCAAAGACAGCTATAGCCTCGCCGGAATGGGCGAAACAGTTGACGATCTCCTAAGATTTTGCCGGCAGATGTTCGCGATGAAGGTCGACAACGCCGAGTACGCCTTGCTTACGGCCATCGTAATTTTTGCCG AAAGGCCATCTTTGGTCGAAGGATGGAAGGTGGAGAAAATACAGGAGATCTACCTCGAGGCGTTGAAGGCCTATGTTGACAATCGGCGGAGGCCAAAGTCGGGGATGATATTTGCTAAGCTCCTATCCGTTCTCACGGAACTGCGAACGCTTGGTAACCAGAACAGCGAGTTGTGCACAagcctgaaattgaaaaacaagaagCTGCCTCCCTTTCTTACCGAGATCTGGGACGTGATACCTTAG
- the LOC124183041 gene encoding ecdysone receptor isoform X2, which translates to MLVTWPSGGSSPELVAKDSTLGEPNSDPAAHKVEEIAEMLAVPRVPVAGVKRRWGGGGFQESSPEVSSSGVLSPPPNFHPAAPECAVNAEDLQLWDLDMQQRGSSLHHSRRNVMAETTLLSTQDPIFSCDPVIEGRDDLSPPSSLNGYSADSCDAKKKKGPTPRQQEELCLVCGDRASGYHYNALTCEGCKGFFRRSITKNAVYQCKYGNNCEIDMYMRRKCQECRLKKCLTVGMRPECVVPEYQCAVKRKEKKAQKEKDKPNSTTMNGSPGSLSGMGADQMGVKLEPAETENLPMLGSSSSSNVHSHNGIKPVSPEQEELIHRLVYFQNEYEQPNKEDVIRITNEPNEGEDQSDTRFRHITEITILTVQLIVEFAKRLPGFDKLLREDQIALLKACSSEVMMLRMARSYDAVSDSIVFANNQPYGKDSYSLAGMGETVDDLLRFCRQMFAMKVDNAEYALLTAIVIFAERPSLVEGWKVEKIQEIYLEALKAYVDNRRRPKSGMIFAKLLSVLTELRTLGNQNSELCTSLKLKNKKLPPFLTEIWDVIP; encoded by the exons ATGCTGGTCACTTGGCCCTCCGGAGGGTCGAGTCCGGAGCTCGTCGCCAAGGATTCCACCCTCGGTGAACCGAACTCTGATCCCGCGGCCCATAAGGTCGAGGAAATCGCCGAGATGCTGGCCGTCCCCCGCGTCCCTGTTGCCGGGGTGAAAAGGCGGTGGGGCGGTGGTGGGTTTCAGGAGTCAAGCCCCGAAGTGTCCAGCAGTGGCGTTCTTTCTCCGCCTCCTAATTTTCACCCTGCGGCTCCAGAGTGCGCCGTAAACGCCGAGGACCTACAACTCTGGGACTTGGATATGCAGCAGCGTGGCTCTTCGCTGCATCATTCGCGTCGCAACGTCATGGCGGAAACGACCCTGTTGAGTACCCAGGACCCCATATTTTCCTGCGATCCCGTCATCGAAG GAAGGGACGATTTATCACCACCAAGTTCTTTGAACGGGTACAGCGCGGACAGCTGTGAcgctaaaaagaaaaagggacCGACGCCGCGGCAGCAAGAAGAATTGTGCCTGGTTTGTGGGGACCGAGCCTCGGGTTACCACTATAACGCCCTCACGTGCGAGGGTTGCAAGGGTTTCTTCAGGCGAAGTATAACGAAGAACGCTGTCTATCAGTGCAAGTATGGAAATAACTGCGAGATTGATATGTACATGCGTAGAAAGTGTCAGGAGTGCAGGCTGAAGAAGTGTCTTACCGTTGGAATGCGGCCCGAATGCGTCGTACCCGAGTATCAATGCGCGGTCAAGCGCAAGGAGAAGAAGGCCCAGAAG GAAAAGGACAAACCAAACAGTACAACGATGAACGGATCGCCCGGAAGCCTCAGCGGCATGGGCGCCGATCAGATGGGGGTCAAGCTCGAACCGGCAGAGACCGAAAACCTTCCGATGCTCGGGAGCAGCAGCAGTTCGAATGTCCATTCCCACAACGGGATAAAACCCGTCAGTCCGGAGCAGGAGGAACTTATCCACAGGCTCGTTTACTTTCAGAACGAGTACGAACAACCTAACAAAGAGGATGTCATACGAATCACG AACGAACCCAATGAAGGAGAAGACCAGAGTGACACGAGGTTCAGGCATATCACCGAGATAACGATATTGACGGTGCAGCTGATTGTCGAGTTTGCGAAAAGGTTACCCGGGTTTGACAAACTATTACGCGAGGATCAAATAGCCCTCCTCAAGGCCTGCTCAAGCGAAGTTATGATGCTGAGGATGGCGAGGAGCTACGACGCTGTGTCTGACAGTATCGTATTCGCGAATAACCAACCCTACGGCAAAGACAGCTATAGCCTCGCCGGAATGGGCGAAACAGTTGACGATCTCCTAAGATTTTGCCGGCAGATGTTCGCGATGAAGGTCGACAACGCCGAGTACGCCTTGCTTACGGCCATCGTAATTTTTGCCG AAAGGCCATCTTTGGTCGAAGGATGGAAGGTGGAGAAAATACAGGAGATCTACCTCGAGGCGTTGAAGGCCTATGTTGACAATCGGCGGAGGCCAAAGTCGGGGATGATATTTGCTAAGCTCCTATCCGTTCTCACGGAACTGCGAACGCTTGGTAACCAGAACAGCGAGTTGTGCACAagcctgaaattgaaaaacaagaagCTGCCTCCCTTTCTTACCGAGATCTGGGACGTGATACCTTAG
- the LOC124183041 gene encoding ecdysone receptor isoform X1 — translation MLVTWPSGGSSPELVAKDSTLGEPNSDPAAHKVEEIAEMLAVPRVPVAGVKRRWGGGGFQESSPEVSSSGVLSPPPNFHPAAPECAVNAEDLQLWDLDMQQRGSSLHHSRRNVMAETTLLSTQDPIFSCDPVIEGRDDLSPPSSLNGYSADSCDAKKKKGPTPRQQEELCLVCGDRASGYHYNALTCEGCKGFFRRSITKNAVYQCKYGNNCEIDMYMRRKCQECRLKKCLTVGMRPECVVPEYQCAVKRKEKKAQKVGEKDKPNSTTMNGSPGSLSGMGADQMGVKLEPAETENLPMLGSSSSSNVHSHNGIKPVSPEQEELIHRLVYFQNEYEQPNKEDVIRITNEPNEGEDQSDTRFRHITEITILTVQLIVEFAKRLPGFDKLLREDQIALLKACSSEVMMLRMARSYDAVSDSIVFANNQPYGKDSYSLAGMGETVDDLLRFCRQMFAMKVDNAEYALLTAIVIFAERPSLVEGWKVEKIQEIYLEALKAYVDNRRRPKSGMIFAKLLSVLTELRTLGNQNSELCTSLKLKNKKLPPFLTEIWDVIP, via the exons ATGCTGGTCACTTGGCCCTCCGGAGGGTCGAGTCCGGAGCTCGTCGCCAAGGATTCCACCCTCGGTGAACCGAACTCTGATCCCGCGGCCCATAAGGTCGAGGAAATCGCCGAGATGCTGGCCGTCCCCCGCGTCCCTGTTGCCGGGGTGAAAAGGCGGTGGGGCGGTGGTGGGTTTCAGGAGTCAAGCCCCGAAGTGTCCAGCAGTGGCGTTCTTTCTCCGCCTCCTAATTTTCACCCTGCGGCTCCAGAGTGCGCCGTAAACGCCGAGGACCTACAACTCTGGGACTTGGATATGCAGCAGCGTGGCTCTTCGCTGCATCATTCGCGTCGCAACGTCATGGCGGAAACGACCCTGTTGAGTACCCAGGACCCCATATTTTCCTGCGATCCCGTCATCGAAG GAAGGGACGATTTATCACCACCAAGTTCTTTGAACGGGTACAGCGCGGACAGCTGTGAcgctaaaaagaaaaagggacCGACGCCGCGGCAGCAAGAAGAATTGTGCCTGGTTTGTGGGGACCGAGCCTCGGGTTACCACTATAACGCCCTCACGTGCGAGGGTTGCAAGGGTTTCTTCAGGCGAAGTATAACGAAGAACGCTGTCTATCAGTGCAAGTATGGAAATAACTGCGAGATTGATATGTACATGCGTAGAAAGTGTCAGGAGTGCAGGCTGAAGAAGTGTCTTACCGTTGGAATGCGGCCCGAATGCGTCGTACCCGAGTATCAATGCGCGGTCAAGCGCAAGGAGAAGAAGGCCCAGAAGGTAGGG GAAAAGGACAAACCAAACAGTACAACGATGAACGGATCGCCCGGAAGCCTCAGCGGCATGGGCGCCGATCAGATGGGGGTCAAGCTCGAACCGGCAGAGACCGAAAACCTTCCGATGCTCGGGAGCAGCAGCAGTTCGAATGTCCATTCCCACAACGGGATAAAACCCGTCAGTCCGGAGCAGGAGGAACTTATCCACAGGCTCGTTTACTTTCAGAACGAGTACGAACAACCTAACAAAGAGGATGTCATACGAATCACG AACGAACCCAATGAAGGAGAAGACCAGAGTGACACGAGGTTCAGGCATATCACCGAGATAACGATATTGACGGTGCAGCTGATTGTCGAGTTTGCGAAAAGGTTACCCGGGTTTGACAAACTATTACGCGAGGATCAAATAGCCCTCCTCAAGGCCTGCTCAAGCGAAGTTATGATGCTGAGGATGGCGAGGAGCTACGACGCTGTGTCTGACAGTATCGTATTCGCGAATAACCAACCCTACGGCAAAGACAGCTATAGCCTCGCCGGAATGGGCGAAACAGTTGACGATCTCCTAAGATTTTGCCGGCAGATGTTCGCGATGAAGGTCGACAACGCCGAGTACGCCTTGCTTACGGCCATCGTAATTTTTGCCG AAAGGCCATCTTTGGTCGAAGGATGGAAGGTGGAGAAAATACAGGAGATCTACCTCGAGGCGTTGAAGGCCTATGTTGACAATCGGCGGAGGCCAAAGTCGGGGATGATATTTGCTAAGCTCCTATCCGTTCTCACGGAACTGCGAACGCTTGGTAACCAGAACAGCGAGTTGTGCACAagcctgaaattgaaaaacaagaagCTGCCTCCCTTTCTTACCGAGATCTGGGACGTGATACCTTAG